One Halocalculus aciditolerans DNA segment encodes these proteins:
- a CDS encoding DUF7527 domain-containing protein: MNERTRERVSEWDSRPFTDGYEGLHALADENFSGAVVVGDTHLFMLNGRVVGVHEGTIEAFEDATGTVYSAPHKSLPLLFSMLEADGETQATYYTNDTPLSETDAMLSDASFTGYVELSENVLSGDYYTVYYGGRSMSAAFVGTSDDLVTGDEAFERADGEVGLYEVVKVDVDIVDIPEVETESEPENAAASTAESAGTAAGASAAGGAASEAASEAATESATEADGESDAEPGRARGPTEPRAEPTDEPATAAEPTATGEDEATEPASTADAAAEPATDAEPETEVEAEPDTDVERGVEPTDEPATDAERGADENAEEESVGVASAEAASDRSRSAADAGETSGSKASAADEESVSRDGAASGGVSIENAESDAAADDSGATAGEESAASASLETESVLDESVDALARDEGEDEAEAEPRPGPAEPGREPVSEGPTARAIDDAESDGEPAGTEPESGASAEPSGRRSRAKPGETASQGVDERFQEEAQWRSTKSVPAINPEQSKSGAGTETKRSRAAAEKQRREQKRTQRSAASDADSGGESESSSRQSDGQAQRDGQSGGRTQRDILERARERIGTLERAVEERDERIATLEAELSAAGDAERIAELERQLAAAEERAAEAEADAGGEELDAVRAELREAREELSDVRDDLESVREERDRLRERVEDLEEQLAEVGGVAGGEALDPEAAVSGTNLFVRYGSKADATLDAVGETDPDEINANLTLEHHTQFEAADATVNGEPFAAFLESTPEYRFVSWVVRELPYEILDTGHRKGLAGVFDVVSDIDRAELHGTVETENDEGAEHVTEFDVVIRDRMGNPLLVANLNTSREPVRGGEMEALVDDAGTVATDANLGGAFYVTSSFFEPDALEAASEATDAGGLLSRSDKESYVKVSRKNGFHLCLVEDRNGTFHLTVPEL; this comes from the coding sequence CTACACGAACGACACGCCGCTCTCGGAGACGGACGCGATGCTCTCGGACGCGAGCTTCACGGGGTACGTCGAGCTCTCCGAGAACGTCCTCTCCGGCGACTACTACACGGTCTACTACGGCGGCCGGTCGATGAGCGCGGCGTTCGTCGGCACGTCCGACGACCTCGTGACGGGCGACGAGGCGTTCGAGCGCGCCGACGGCGAAGTCGGCCTCTACGAGGTCGTGAAAGTCGACGTCGATATCGTCGACATCCCCGAGGTCGAGACGGAATCGGAACCAGAGAACGCGGCGGCGTCGACGGCCGAGAGCGCGGGCACGGCGGCGGGCGCGAGCGCCGCCGGCGGAGCCGCATCCGAGGCTGCGTCCGAAGCTGCGACCGAATCCGCGACCGAAGCGGACGGCGAATCGGACGCCGAGCCCGGGCGGGCGCGCGGGCCGACCGAACCGCGCGCCGAGCCGACGGACGAGCCAGCGACCGCGGCGGAGCCGACTGCCACCGGCGAAGACGAGGCGACGGAGCCGGCGTCGACGGCGGACGCGGCGGCAGAGCCGGCCACGGACGCGGAGCCGGAAACCGAGGTCGAGGCGGAGCCAGATACCGACGTCGAACGGGGCGTCGAGCCGACGGACGAACCCGCGACCGACGCCGAGCGCGGGGCCGACGAGAATGCCGAAGAGGAGTCGGTCGGCGTCGCGTCCGCCGAAGCCGCGTCGGACCGTTCGAGAAGTGCGGCCGACGCTGGCGAGACGAGCGGCTCGAAGGCCTCGGCAGCGGACGAAGAATCTGTGAGCAGGGATGGAGCCGCGAGCGGCGGGGTGTCCATCGAGAACGCAGAGTCGGACGCGGCGGCGGACGATTCGGGTGCCACCGCCGGAGAGGAGTCGGCGGCGTCGGCGTCGCTGGAGACCGAGTCGGTGCTCGACGAATCCGTGGACGCGCTCGCGCGCGATGAGGGTGAGGATGAGGCGGAGGCTGAGCCGCGGCCGGGGCCGGCGGAACCGGGTCGAGAGCCGGTGTCGGAGGGGCCGACGGCGCGCGCTATCGACGACGCCGAATCCGACGGCGAGCCCGCAGGGACAGAACCCGAGTCGGGAGCGTCGGCGGAGCCGAGCGGGCGTCGCTCGCGAGCGAAGCCCGGTGAGACGGCGAGCCAGGGCGTCGACGAGCGGTTCCAGGAGGAAGCGCAGTGGCGCTCGACGAAGTCCGTGCCGGCCATCAACCCGGAGCAGTCGAAGTCGGGAGCGGGGACGGAGACGAAGCGGAGTCGGGCGGCGGCGGAGAAGCAGCGGCGAGAGCAGAAACGCACGCAGCGCTCGGCGGCGAGCGACGCCGATTCGGGCGGTGAGAGCGAGTCGTCGTCGCGGCAGTCCGACGGGCAGGCGCAGCGCGACGGGCAATCCGGCGGGCGGACGCAGCGCGACATTCTGGAGCGAGCGCGCGAGCGCATCGGGACGCTCGAACGCGCGGTGGAGGAGCGCGACGAGCGCATCGCGACGCTGGAGGCGGAGCTGTCGGCGGCCGGGGACGCGGAGCGAATCGCGGAGTTAGAGCGCCAGCTCGCGGCCGCCGAGGAGCGCGCGGCCGAAGCGGAGGCGGACGCGGGCGGGGAGGAGCTCGACGCCGTGCGGGCCGAACTCCGCGAAGCCCGGGAGGAGCTCTCGGACGTTCGCGACGACCTCGAGTCGGTGCGCGAGGAGCGCGACCGGCTCCGCGAGCGCGTCGAAGACCTCGAAGAGCAGCTCGCGGAGGTCGGCGGCGTCGCGGGCGGCGAGGCGCTCGACCCGGAGGCGGCGGTGTCCGGGACGAACCTCTTCGTGCGGTACGGGTCGAAGGCGGACGCGACGCTCGACGCCGTCGGTGAAACGGACCCGGACGAGATTAACGCGAACCTCACGCTCGAACACCACACGCAGTTCGAGGCAGCAGACGCGACGGTGAACGGGGAGCCGTTCGCGGCGTTCCTGGAGTCGACGCCCGAGTACCGGTTCGTGTCGTGGGTGGTCCGCGAGCTCCCCTACGAGATTCTCGACACCGGCCACCGGAAGGGGCTGGCGGGCGTCTTCGACGTCGTCTCCGACATCGACCGCGCGGAGCTCCACGGGACCGTGGAGACGGAGAACGACGAGGGCGCAGAGCACGTCACGGAGTTCGACGTCGTCATCCGCGACCGGATGGGGAACCCGCTGCTCGTCGCGAACCTGAACACGAGCCGCGAGCCCGTGCGGGGCGGGGAGATGGAGGCGCTCGTCGACGACGCGGGGACGGTGGCGACGGACGCGAACCTCGGCGGCGCGTTCTACGTGACGTCGTCGTTCTTCGAACCGGACGCGCTCGAAGCGGCGTCGGAGGCGACGGACGCCGGCGGGCTACTCAGTCGGAGCGACAAGGAGAGTTACGTGAAGGTCTCGCGGAAGAACGGCTTCCACCTCTGTCTGGTCGAAGACCGGAACGGGACGTTCCACTTGACGGTGCCGGAGCTCTAG